In the genome of Buchnera aphidicola (Chaitophorus sp. 3695), one region contains:
- a CDS encoding aminodeoxychorismate/anthranilate synthase component II, whose protein sequence is MSEILLLDNFDSFLYNLVDLLRKNSSKVTVYRNNVSISEIIKKISHMKNPILILSPGPGYPIKAGNMMQILSIFKNKIPILGICLGYQAIIQLYGGKICHTKKIIHGKSSLIYHDQKKMFHNIKNPMKVARYHSLICKNIPKNFIINAQKKNIVMSVRDNISKICGFQFHPESILTPIGEKILKNTIQWMDT, encoded by the coding sequence ATGTCTGAAATATTACTCTTAGATAATTTTGATTCATTTCTTTATAATTTAGTAGATTTATTAAGAAAAAATTCAAGTAAAGTTACTGTGTATAGAAATAATGTATCTATATCAGAAATTATAAAAAAAATTTCTCATATGAAAAATCCTATATTAATATTATCTCCAGGTCCAGGATATCCAATAAAAGCAGGAAATATGATGCAAATACTTTCTATTTTTAAAAATAAAATTCCTATTTTAGGAATATGTTTAGGTTATCAAGCAATCATACAATTATATGGAGGAAAGATTTGTCATACAAAAAAAATTATTCATGGAAAATCTTCTTTAATATATCATGATCAAAAAAAAATGTTTCATAATATAAAAAATCCAATGAAAGTAGCACGTTATCATTCTTTAATTTGCAAAAATATTCCAAAAAATTTTATTATTAATGCACAAAAAAAAAATATAGTAATGTCTGTTCGAGATAATATTTCTAAAATATGTGGTTTTCAATTTCATCCTGAATCTATTTTAACACCTATAGGAGAAAAAATCTTAAAAAATACAATTCAATGGATGGATACATAA
- the rpmE gene encoding 50S ribosomal protein L31: MKKNIHPKYFSNSARCSCGNIITFFNTLGKDINLDICSKCHPFYTGKQRIIDTGGRIELFNKRFNILKK, translated from the coding sequence ATGAAAAAAAATATTCATCCTAAATATTTTTCTAATTCTGCACGTTGTTCTTGCGGGAATATTATTACTTTTTTTAATACTTTAGGAAAAGATATAAATTTAGATATATGTTCTAAATGTCATCCATTTTATACAGGAAAACAAAGAATTATTGATACCGGAGGAAGAATTGAATTATTTAATAAACGATTTAATATTTTAAAAAAATAA